The Mycolicibacterium smegmatis genome has a window encoding:
- the steA gene encoding putative cytokinetic ring protein SteA, producing MKMSALLTRNASSRPGITGTARVDRDIDRLLRRIGPGDIVVMDVLDLDRITADALVEANIAGVVNASPSISGRYPNLGPEVLVGNGIVLIDEAGPEVFKKIKDGARVRLHNGGVYSGDRRIALGTERTDQDIHELMHEAKSGLVAHLEAFAGNTIEFIRSESPLLIDGIGIPNIDVDVHRRHVVIVAEEPSAAEDLKALKPFIKEYQPVLVGVGAGADVLRKAGYRPALIVGDPDKMSVEVLRSGAQVVLPADADGHAAGLERIQDLGVGAMTFPAAGSAADLALLLCDHHGASLIVTAGHTATIEEFFDRSRQASNPSTFLTRLKVGEKLVDAKAVATLYRSRVSGGAIAMLVLAMLVAVIVALWVSRADTAVVDWVVSYWHQFTAWVQSIIGSLGG from the coding sequence ATGAAGATGTCAGCGCTGCTAACTCGCAATGCCAGCTCGCGCCCGGGGATCACCGGCACTGCCCGCGTAGACCGCGACATCGACCGACTGCTCCGACGGATCGGCCCTGGCGACATCGTCGTGATGGACGTGCTCGACCTGGACCGCATCACGGCTGACGCCCTGGTCGAGGCCAACATCGCAGGCGTGGTCAATGCCTCGCCTTCCATCTCGGGGCGCTACCCGAACCTGGGCCCCGAGGTGCTCGTCGGCAACGGCATCGTGCTGATCGACGAGGCGGGACCCGAGGTCTTCAAGAAGATCAAGGACGGCGCACGCGTGCGGTTGCACAACGGCGGCGTCTACTCCGGTGACCGCCGGATCGCGCTGGGCACCGAGCGCACCGATCAGGACATCCACGAGTTGATGCACGAGGCCAAGAGCGGTCTGGTGGCGCATCTGGAGGCCTTCGCCGGTAACACCATCGAGTTCATCCGCAGCGAGAGCCCGCTGCTGATCGACGGCATCGGCATCCCGAACATCGACGTCGACGTGCACCGGCGCCACGTCGTGATCGTCGCCGAGGAGCCCAGCGCGGCCGAGGACCTCAAGGCCCTCAAGCCGTTCATCAAGGAGTACCAGCCCGTGCTGGTCGGCGTCGGTGCCGGCGCCGACGTGCTGCGCAAGGCCGGCTACCGTCCGGCGCTCATCGTGGGCGATCCCGACAAGATGAGCGTCGAGGTGCTGAGGTCCGGTGCCCAGGTGGTGCTGCCGGCCGACGCCGACGGTCACGCCGCGGGCCTGGAACGCATCCAGGATCTCGGTGTCGGCGCCATGACGTTCCCGGCGGCCGGATCGGCCGCGGACCTCGCGCTGCTGCTGTGCGATCACCACGGCGCGTCGCTGATCGTGACCGCCGGGCACACCGCCACGATCGAGGAGTTCTTCGATCGCTCGCGGCAGGCCAGCAACCCGTCGACGTTCCTCACACGGCTCAAGGTGGGCGAGAAACTCGTCGACGCCAAGGCTGTCGCCACGCTCTACCGCAGCCGTGTCTCCGGTGGGGCGATCGCCATGCTGGTGCTCGCGATGCTGGTCGCCGTCATCGTCGCGCTGTGGGTGTCGCGCGCCGACACCGCCGTGGTCGACTGGGTGGTCTCGTACTGGCACCAGTTCACCGCATGGGTGCAGAGCATCATCGGCTCACTGGGTGGATGA
- the recN gene encoding DNA repair protein RecN, which produces MLAEIRIESLGAISAATAEFDRGLTVLTGETGTGKTMVVTGLHLLGGARADATRVRSGSERAVVEGRFTTTELGDDVAARVQEILDTSGAERDEDGSIIAARSVSRSGPSRAYLGGRSVPAKSLSGFTAEVLTLHGQNDQLRLMRPDEQRAALDRFADVDKPLARYRKIREQWLTARRDLIDRRQRARELAQEADRLSFGINEIDAVAPQPGEDEAIVADIRRLSELDALREAAQTARVALAGDLDVPSPESVSATDTVGHAKAALEATDDAALRALGERLGEAVAVISDVTAELGDYLAELPSDASTLETKLARQAELRTLTKKYAPDIDGVLGWARDAAQRLAQLDVSEETLAALEQQVGELETQVVAAAGELTKARTKAAKGLAKAVTAELAGLAMANAVFSIDVNPLVARSDDSAPVTLADGTVVHAGHDGVDAVEFGFSAHRGADVLPLTKSASGGELSRVMLALEVVLAASVEGTTMVFDEVDAGVGGRAAVQIGRRLAKLARTHQVIVVTHLPQVAAYADAHLVVDSGNGRTKSSGVRRIEDEDRVAELARMLAGLGESDSGRAHARELLEAAQKERTGDLVG; this is translated from the coding sequence GTGCTGGCCGAGATCCGAATTGAATCACTGGGCGCGATCAGCGCCGCGACCGCGGAGTTCGACCGCGGGTTGACCGTGTTGACGGGTGAGACCGGCACCGGCAAGACCATGGTGGTGACGGGCCTGCACCTGCTGGGCGGGGCCAGGGCCGACGCCACCAGGGTGCGTTCCGGCTCGGAGCGTGCCGTGGTCGAAGGCCGATTCACCACAACGGAATTGGGCGATGACGTGGCCGCGCGGGTCCAGGAGATCCTGGACACCTCCGGTGCCGAACGCGACGAGGACGGCAGCATCATCGCGGCGCGGTCGGTCAGCCGGTCCGGGCCGTCGCGGGCGTACCTGGGTGGCCGCAGTGTCCCCGCGAAGTCGCTCAGTGGTTTCACCGCCGAGGTGCTCACGCTGCACGGTCAGAACGACCAGTTGCGGCTGATGCGTCCGGACGAGCAGCGTGCCGCGCTGGACCGGTTCGCCGACGTCGACAAACCGCTGGCCCGCTACCGCAAGATCCGCGAGCAGTGGCTGACGGCACGTCGCGATCTGATCGACCGTCGGCAGCGAGCCAGGGAACTGGCGCAGGAGGCCGACCGGCTGAGCTTCGGAATCAACGAGATCGACGCCGTGGCGCCGCAGCCCGGTGAGGACGAGGCGATCGTCGCCGACATCCGGCGCCTGTCCGAACTCGACGCGCTGCGCGAGGCAGCGCAGACCGCGCGGGTGGCGCTCGCCGGCGACCTCGACGTCCCGTCGCCCGAATCCGTCTCGGCGACCGACACCGTCGGCCACGCCAAGGCCGCGCTCGAGGCCACCGACGACGCGGCCCTGCGGGCGCTGGGGGAGCGGCTCGGCGAAGCCGTGGCCGTGATCTCGGACGTGACCGCCGAGCTCGGGGACTATCTGGCCGAACTCCCCAGCGACGCAAGCACTCTGGAAACGAAGCTGGCACGTCAGGCGGAGCTGCGCACGCTGACCAAGAAGTATGCCCCCGACATCGACGGCGTACTGGGGTGGGCGCGTGACGCCGCGCAGCGCCTCGCGCAGCTCGACGTGTCCGAGGAGACGCTGGCCGCGCTCGAACAGCAGGTCGGCGAACTGGAGACCCAGGTGGTGGCGGCCGCGGGTGAGCTCACCAAGGCCAGGACCAAGGCAGCCAAGGGCCTCGCGAAAGCGGTGACCGCGGAGCTGGCCGGCCTGGCGATGGCCAACGCGGTGTTCAGTATCGACGTCAACCCACTGGTGGCCCGCTCCGACGACTCCGCCCCGGTGACCCTGGCGGACGGCACCGTGGTGCACGCCGGCCACGACGGTGTCGACGCGGTCGAGTTCGGCTTCAGTGCCCACCGCGGCGCCGACGTGCTGCCGCTGACCAAGAGCGCCTCCGGCGGCGAGCTGTCCCGCGTCATGCTGGCGCTCGAGGTCGTGCTGGCGGCGTCGGTCGAGGGCACCACGATGGTGTTCGACGAGGTCGACGCCGGGGTCGGCGGCCGCGCGGCGGTGCAGATCGGCCGCAGGCTTGCCAAGCTCGCGCGCACGCACCAGGTCATCGTCGTGACCCACCTGCCGCAGGTCGCGGCCTACGCCGATGCGCACCTGGTGGTCGACAGCGGCAACGGCCGGACCAAGTCGAGCGGCGTGCGACGCATCGAGGACGAGGACCGGGTGGCCGAGCTGGCCCGCATGCTCGCGGGGCTGGGGGAGTCCGACAGCGGTCGCGCCCATGCGCGCGAGCTCCTGGAGGCCGCTCAGAAGGAGCGCACGGGCGATCTCGTCGGCTGA
- a CDS encoding NUDIX domain-containing protein, with protein MGEHDFETLASETVYVGNIFALRADEVSMPGGKSARREVVEHYGAVAVVALDDDGNVVLVYQYRHPLGRRLWELPAGLLDLGGEPPEVTAARELEEEVGLAASDWRVLVDLDSTPGFSDESVRVYLATGLTDVGRPEAEHEEADMEVARVPLKEAVARVFSGDIVNGIAVAGILAAHSAKDIESLRRVDAPWVDRPTAFWRRKGLS; from the coding sequence GTGGGTGAACACGACTTCGAGACGCTGGCCAGCGAAACCGTCTACGTCGGAAATATTTTCGCGTTGCGGGCCGACGAGGTCAGCATGCCGGGCGGCAAATCCGCCCGGCGCGAAGTCGTCGAGCATTATGGTGCGGTGGCCGTGGTCGCCCTCGACGACGACGGCAATGTGGTACTGGTGTACCAATACCGCCACCCGCTCGGACGACGGTTGTGGGAGCTGCCTGCCGGTCTGCTCGATCTCGGCGGGGAACCGCCTGAGGTGACCGCGGCGCGTGAGCTCGAAGAGGAGGTCGGCCTGGCAGCGTCGGACTGGCGCGTACTGGTCGACCTGGACTCCACGCCCGGCTTCTCCGACGAGAGCGTGCGCGTGTACCTGGCGACGGGCCTCACCGACGTCGGCAGGCCCGAGGCCGAACACGAGGAAGCCGACATGGAGGTCGCACGCGTGCCGCTAAAGGAGGCGGTGGCCCGGGTGTTCTCCGGCGACATCGTCAACGGGATCGCGGTGGCAGGCATCCTGGCCGCGCATTCGGCGAAGGACATCGAATCCCTGCGGCGCGTCGACGCGCCCTGGGTGGATCGTCCGACGGCATTCTGGCGGCGCAAAGGCCTGTCATGA
- a CDS encoding NAD kinase, whose translation MTVERSILLVVHTGRDEATEVARRVEKVLGDNGIGLRVLSAEAVDHGSVHLAPDEMRALGVQIDVVDPDERAAEGCELVLVLGGDGSFLRAAELARNVGIPVLGVNLGRIGFLAEAEAEAIDMVLDHVIRRDYVVEERMTLDVAVRAHNEIISRGWALNEASLEKGPRLGVLGVVLEVDGRPVSAFGCDGVLVSTPTGSTAYAFSAGGPVLWPDLEAILVVPNNAHALFARPMVTSPEACIAIEVEAGGNDALVFCDGRRDMVVPAGGRLEVTRCGTPVKWVRLDSAPFTDRLVRKFRLPVTGWRGQ comes from the coding sequence ATGACAGTTGAGCGCTCGATCCTGCTGGTGGTGCACACCGGGCGGGACGAGGCGACCGAGGTCGCCCGCCGAGTCGAAAAGGTACTCGGCGACAACGGTATTGGCCTGCGTGTCCTGTCGGCCGAGGCCGTCGATCACGGATCGGTGCACCTTGCGCCCGATGAGATGCGGGCGCTCGGCGTGCAGATCGACGTCGTCGACCCCGATGAACGGGCCGCCGAGGGCTGTGAACTGGTGCTCGTGCTGGGCGGCGACGGTTCCTTCCTGCGTGCGGCGGAGTTGGCGCGCAACGTGGGCATCCCGGTGCTCGGCGTCAACCTCGGGCGTATCGGATTTCTCGCCGAAGCCGAGGCCGAGGCCATCGACATGGTGCTCGACCATGTCATCAGGCGGGACTACGTGGTCGAGGAACGCATGACCCTCGACGTGGCGGTGCGCGCGCACAACGAGATCATCAGCCGCGGGTGGGCGCTCAACGAGGCCAGCCTGGAGAAAGGCCCGCGGCTCGGGGTGCTGGGCGTGGTGCTGGAGGTCGACGGACGGCCGGTGTCGGCGTTCGGTTGCGACGGTGTGCTCGTGTCGACCCCGACCGGATCCACCGCGTACGCGTTCTCGGCGGGCGGCCCGGTGTTGTGGCCCGATCTTGAGGCGATCCTGGTGGTGCCCAACAATGCTCATGCATTGTTCGCGCGGCCCATGGTGACCAGCCCGGAGGCCTGCATCGCGATCGAAGTTGAGGCGGGAGGCAACGATGCGTTGGTGTTCTGTGACGGCAGGCGCGACATGGTGGTGCCCGCCGGCGGGAGGCTCGAGGTGACGCGTTGCGGTACGCCGGTGAAATGGGTGCGGCTCGACAGCGCGCCGTTCACCGACAGGTTGGTGAGGAAGTTCCGGCTTCCGGTCACCGGGTGGCGGGGGCAGTGA
- the scpB gene encoding SMC-Scp complex subunit ScpB — MTDETSDPGVEPGAAMDAQPVPEAASDNPRAGAETPADQRVDLGAELGAELGGELDAELDLMSAPDLDDDELGAVLEALLLVVDTPVTIDALASATEQPGYRIAAKLAAMAQDLAERDSGIDLREAGGGWRMYTRAKYAPYVERLLLDGARTKLTRAALETLAVVAYRQPVTRARVSAVRGVNVDAVMRTLLARGLITEAGTDPDTGATTFATTDLFLERLGLTSLEDLPDIAPLLPDVDVIDDLSENLGDEPRFAKLNGNSSNGDQPAAFDVDKD, encoded by the coding sequence ATGACTGACGAGACCTCCGATCCCGGTGTCGAGCCCGGCGCCGCGATGGACGCTCAGCCGGTACCCGAAGCGGCTTCCGACAATCCGAGGGCCGGCGCCGAAACCCCCGCTGACCAGCGCGTCGACCTCGGGGCCGAACTCGGCGCTGAACTCGGTGGCGAACTGGATGCCGAGCTGGACCTCATGTCGGCACCCGACCTCGACGACGACGAACTCGGCGCGGTGCTCGAGGCGCTGCTGCTGGTCGTCGACACCCCGGTGACCATCGACGCGCTGGCCTCGGCCACCGAACAGCCCGGATACCGCATCGCGGCCAAGCTGGCCGCGATGGCCCAGGACCTGGCCGAGCGCGACAGCGGCATCGATCTGCGCGAGGCCGGCGGCGGCTGGCGCATGTACACCAGGGCCAAGTACGCGCCGTACGTCGAGCGGCTCCTGCTCGACGGCGCCAGGACCAAACTGACCCGCGCCGCGCTGGAGACGCTGGCCGTGGTCGCCTACCGGCAGCCGGTCACCCGTGCGCGGGTGAGCGCGGTCCGCGGCGTCAACGTCGACGCGGTGATGCGCACGCTGCTGGCGCGCGGGCTGATCACCGAGGCCGGCACCGATCCCGACACGGGCGCGACCACCTTCGCGACCACGGATCTGTTCCTGGAACGGCTGGGCCTGACCTCCCTGGAGGACCTGCCCGACATCGCGCCGCTGTTGCCCGATGTCGACGTGATCGACGACTTGAGCGAAAACCTCGGCGACGAGCCGCGTTTCGCCAAACTCAACGGCAACTCCTCGAACGGGGACCAGCCGGCGGCCTTCGACGTGGACAAGGATTGA
- a CDS encoding segregation/condensation protein A — MNDDVREPDQDPASVAAPEDNVSSDAASDTAEDTAEDDANKGFKVRLTNFEGPFDLLLQLIFAHRLDVTEVALHQVTDDFIAYTKEIGPQLGLDETTAFLVIAATLLDLKAARLLPSGEVHDEEDLALLEVRDLLFARLLQYRAFKHVAQMFAELEAAALRSYPRAVSLEDRYSDLLPEVMLGVDAEKFATIAAAAFTPRPVPTVATDHVHAPKVSVPEQAYRILALLEQRGVGQWASFSELVAECTDGLQIVGRFLALLELFRARAVAFEQSEPLGVLQVSWTGDRPTSEHLAAADAEE; from the coding sequence GTGAACGACGACGTGCGTGAACCCGACCAGGATCCCGCCTCGGTAGCTGCTCCGGAGGACAACGTTTCCTCGGATGCCGCGTCGGACACCGCGGAGGACACCGCGGAGGACGACGCCAACAAGGGTTTCAAGGTCCGGCTCACCAACTTCGAGGGGCCGTTCGATCTGCTGCTGCAGCTGATCTTCGCGCACCGCCTCGACGTCACCGAGGTGGCGCTGCACCAGGTCACCGACGATTTCATCGCCTACACCAAGGAGATCGGGCCGCAACTGGGCCTGGACGAGACCACGGCGTTTTTGGTCATCGCGGCCACGTTGCTGGACCTGAAGGCCGCGCGTCTGCTGCCCTCCGGCGAGGTGCACGACGAAGAGGACCTCGCGCTGCTCGAGGTGCGCGACCTGTTGTTCGCGCGGTTGTTGCAGTACCGCGCGTTCAAGCACGTTGCGCAGATGTTCGCCGAGCTCGAGGCCGCGGCCCTGCGCAGCTATCCGCGCGCGGTGTCGCTCGAGGACCGCTACTCCGACCTGCTGCCCGAGGTGATGCTGGGCGTCGATGCTGAGAAGTTCGCCACAATCGCAGCGGCCGCGTTCACGCCGCGCCCGGTCCCGACGGTCGCCACCGACCACGTCCATGCGCCCAAGGTGTCGGTGCCCGAGCAGGCGTATCGAATCCTTGCGCTGCTGGAACAGCGCGGCGTGGGCCAGTGGGCGTCGTTCTCCGAGCTGGTGGCCGAGTGCACCGACGGCCTGCAGATCGTCGGGCGCTTCCTGGCGCTGCTCGAATTGTTCCGCGCCAGGGCGGTAGCATTCGAGCAATCAGAACCGCTTGGTGTGCTCCAGGTTTCGTGGACAGGGGATCGGCCGACCAGCGAACACCTGGCAGCCGCCGATGCGGAAGAATAG
- a CDS encoding copper transporter, producing MITLRAHAISLAAVFLALAIGVALGSGLLSNTVLSGLRDDKRDLQNQIDTLTDDKNRLNQKLSAASEFDAQVASRILAGALKDKSVVVFRTPDAADGDVEAMTRYVGQAGGAVTGTVTLTQEFVDANSADKLLSVVNSPIVPAGRQLSTKFVDQGSQAGDLLGIALLIDKSPGAAPVDDSQRDTVLSALRESGFLTYENSHIGAADTALVVTGGALGEDAGNRGATVARFAAGLAPHGSGTVLVGRDGSASGTAAVAVTRSDAALTGTVSTVDDVDTSSGQITAVLALGELAGGGKPSQYGTGRGASSVTVPQ from the coding sequence GTGATAACGCTACGGGCGCACGCGATCTCGTTGGCCGCGGTGTTCCTGGCGCTGGCCATCGGGGTCGCGCTGGGATCGGGTCTGTTGTCCAACACCGTGCTGTCGGGTCTGCGTGACGACAAGCGTGACCTGCAGAATCAGATCGACACCCTCACCGACGACAAGAACCGCCTGAACCAGAAGCTCAGTGCGGCAAGCGAATTCGATGCCCAGGTGGCGTCGCGCATCCTCGCTGGCGCGCTCAAGGACAAGTCGGTGGTGGTGTTCCGCACCCCCGACGCCGCTGATGGTGACGTCGAGGCCATGACCCGCTACGTCGGCCAGGCCGGCGGCGCGGTCACCGGCACCGTGACGTTGACGCAGGAGTTCGTCGACGCGAACTCGGCCGACAAACTGCTCTCGGTGGTCAACTCGCCGATCGTGCCCGCGGGACGGCAACTGTCCACCAAGTTCGTCGACCAGGGCTCGCAGGCCGGCGATCTGCTCGGCATCGCGCTGCTCATCGACAAGAGCCCGGGCGCTGCGCCGGTCGACGACAGCCAGCGCGACACCGTGCTCTCCGCACTGCGGGAATCCGGCTTCCTGACTTATGAGAACAGCCACATCGGCGCGGCCGACACCGCGCTGGTGGTCACCGGAGGCGCATTGGGCGAGGACGCCGGAAATCGCGGTGCGACCGTTGCCCGATTCGCCGCCGGGCTCGCGCCGCACGGATCGGGAACCGTCCTCGTAGGCCGCGACGGCTCCGCCTCGGGTACCGCCGCCGTTGCTGTGACCAGGTCGGATGCGGCCCTCACCGGTACGGTCAGCACGGTCGACGATGTCGACACCTCCTCGGGTCAGATCACCGCAGTCCTGGCGCTCGGCGAACTTGCCGGCGGCGGGAAACCGAGTCAGTACGGCACCGGCCGGGGTGCGTCTTCGGTGACGGTCCCGCAGTAG
- a CDS encoding ParA family protein has translation MNDGLFAHDTPEVGLTGRPPREIPEPRPRETHGPAKVIAMCNQKGGVGKTTSTINLGASLAEYGRRVLLVDLDPQGALSAGLGVPHYELDNTVHNLLVEPRVSIDDVLIKTRVSGMDLVPSNIDLSAAEIQLVNEVGREQSLARALYPVLDRYDYVLIDCQPSLGLLTINGLACADGVVIPTECEYFSLRGLALLTDTVDKVHDRLNPKLSISGILVTRYDPRTVNAREVMARVVERFGDLVFDTVITRTVRFPETSVAGEPITTWAPKSSGAAAYRSLAREVIHRFGV, from the coding sequence ATGAACGACGGCCTGTTTGCACATGACACGCCTGAAGTGGGCCTGACGGGCCGGCCTCCCCGCGAGATCCCCGAGCCGCGGCCGCGTGAGACGCACGGCCCGGCGAAGGTCATCGCGATGTGCAACCAGAAGGGCGGCGTCGGCAAGACCACGTCGACCATCAACCTGGGAGCGAGCCTGGCCGAGTACGGCAGGCGGGTGCTGCTGGTCGACCTCGACCCGCAGGGTGCACTGTCGGCGGGCCTGGGTGTTCCGCACTACGAACTCGACAACACCGTGCACAACCTGCTCGTGGAGCCGCGGGTGTCCATCGACGACGTGCTGATCAAGACGCGGGTCAGCGGCATGGACCTGGTGCCCAGCAACATCGACCTGTCGGCTGCCGAGATCCAGCTGGTCAACGAGGTGGGCCGCGAGCAGTCACTCGCGCGTGCGCTGTACCCGGTGCTCGACCGCTACGACTACGTGCTGATCGACTGCCAGCCGTCGCTGGGCCTGCTCACCATCAACGGTCTGGCGTGCGCGGACGGCGTCGTCATCCCCACCGAATGCGAGTACTTCTCGCTACGCGGCCTGGCGCTGCTCACCGACACCGTCGACAAGGTGCACGACCGGCTGAACCCCAAGCTGTCGATCAGCGGAATCCTGGTGACCCGTTACGACCCGCGCACGGTCAACGCGCGTGAGGTGATGGCGCGGGTGGTCGAACGGTTCGGCGATCTGGTGTTCGACACCGTCATCACGCGCACCGTCCGGTTCCCCGAGACCAGCGTCGCGGGTGAACCGATCACCACATGGGCGCCGAAGTCCAGCGGCGCGGCCGCCTACCGGTCGCTCGCGCGGGAAGTCATCCACCGGTTCGGCGTGTGA
- a CDS encoding CTP synthase gives MPALRKHPQTATKHLFVTGGVVSSLGKGLTASSLGQLLTARGLQVTMQKLDPYLNVDPGTMNPFQHGEVFVTEDGAETDLDVGHYERFLDRNLSGSANVTTGQVYSSVIAKERRGEYLGDTVQVIPHITDEIKSRILAMAEPDAAGVRPDVVITEVGGTVGDIESLPFLEAARQVRHEVGRENCFFLHVSLVPYLAPSGELKTKPTQHSVAALRSIGITPDALILRCDRDVPEPLKNKIALMCDVDVDGVISTPDAPSIYDIPKVLHREELDAYVVRRLNLPFRDVDWTEWDDLLRRVHEPQETVRIALVGKYIDLSDAYLSVAEALRAGGFKHRAKVEMRWVASDDCETEHGAAAALSDVHGVLIPGGFGIRGIEGKIGAISYARKRGLPVLGLCLGLQCIVIEAARSVGITEANSAEFDPKTPDPVISTMADQRDAVAGEADLGGTMRLGAYPAVLTPNSVVAQAYQSTEVSERHRHRFEVNNAYRDRIAKSGLRFSGTSPDGHLVEFVEYDPQIHPFLVGTQAHPELKSRPTRPHPLFAAFIGAAIDYKAAERLPGMDLPEQFVPVEHSDADAPALEEPLEKSDVRG, from the coding sequence TTGCCCGCGTTACGCAAGCACCCGCAAACCGCCACGAAACACCTCTTCGTCACCGGTGGAGTTGTTTCGTCGCTGGGTAAGGGTCTGACCGCGTCCAGCCTCGGTCAGTTGCTGACCGCGCGGGGGCTGCAGGTGACCATGCAGAAGCTGGATCCCTATCTCAACGTCGATCCCGGCACCATGAACCCCTTCCAGCACGGAGAGGTTTTCGTCACCGAGGACGGCGCCGAGACGGATCTGGATGTCGGTCACTACGAACGTTTCCTGGACCGCAACCTGTCGGGTTCGGCCAACGTCACCACCGGTCAGGTGTACTCCTCGGTGATCGCCAAGGAGCGCCGCGGTGAATACCTCGGTGACACCGTGCAGGTCATCCCGCACATCACCGACGAGATCAAGAGCCGCATCCTCGCGATGGCCGAGCCCGACGCCGCGGGCGTCCGGCCCGATGTCGTGATCACCGAGGTCGGCGGCACGGTCGGTGACATCGAATCGCTTCCGTTCCTGGAGGCGGCCCGTCAGGTCCGCCACGAGGTGGGTCGCGAGAACTGCTTCTTCCTGCACGTCTCGCTGGTGCCGTACCTGGCACCGTCGGGCGAGCTCAAGACCAAACCCACCCAGCACTCCGTGGCGGCGCTGCGCAGCATCGGTATCACTCCCGACGCGCTCATCCTGCGGTGCGACCGCGACGTGCCCGAGCCGCTCAAGAACAAGATCGCGCTCATGTGCGACGTGGATGTCGACGGCGTCATCTCGACGCCGGACGCTCCGTCGATCTACGACATCCCGAAGGTGCTGCACCGCGAGGAACTCGACGCCTACGTGGTGCGCCGTCTCAACCTGCCGTTCCGTGATGTCGACTGGACCGAATGGGACGACCTGCTGCGGCGCGTGCACGAGCCGCAGGAGACCGTGCGGATCGCGTTGGTGGGCAAGTACATCGACCTGTCCGACGCGTATCTCTCGGTCGCCGAAGCGTTGCGCGCGGGCGGGTTCAAGCACCGCGCCAAGGTCGAGATGCGGTGGGTGGCCTCCGACGACTGCGAGACCGAGCACGGCGCGGCGGCCGCGCTCTCCGATGTCCACGGTGTGCTGATTCCCGGCGGGTTCGGCATCCGCGGCATCGAGGGCAAGATCGGTGCGATCTCCTACGCGCGCAAGCGTGGCCTGCCCGTGCTGGGGCTCTGCCTCGGCCTGCAGTGCATCGTGATCGAGGCCGCGCGCAGCGTTGGCATCACCGAGGCCAACTCGGCCGAGTTCGACCCCAAGACGCCCGATCCGGTGATCTCCACGATGGCCGACCAGCGCGACGCGGTGGCCGGTGAGGCCGATCTGGGCGGCACCATGCGACTGGGCGCCTACCCGGCCGTGCTGACGCCGAATTCCGTTGTGGCGCAGGCGTATCAGTCCACCGAGGTGTCCGAGCGGCATCGGCACCGCTTCGAGGTGAACAACGCCTACCGTGACCGCATCGCCAAGAGCGGCCTGCGTTTCTCGGGAACCTCGCCCGACGGCCATCTCGTGGAGTTCGTCGAGTACGACCCGCAGATCCATCCTTTCCTGGTGGGTACGCAGGCGCATCCCGAGCTCAAGAGCCGGCCCACCCGTCCGCATCCGCTGTTCGCGGCGTTCATCGGTGCGGCGATCGACTACAAGGCCGCCGAGCGGTTACCGGGGATGGACCTGCCCGAGCAGTTCGTCCCGGTCGAGCACAGCGACGCAGATGCGCCCGCACTGGAGGAACCGCTGGAGAAATCCGACGTCCGTGGGTGA
- the xerD gene encoding site-specific tyrosine recombinase XerD, protein MTGTSALRAVLDEQVQGYLDHLTIERGVAANTLSSYRRDLRRYAEHLRQRGIDDLARVAESDVSDFLVALRRGDPDAGVTALSAVSAARAVVAVRGLHRFAAAEGLTENDVARAVKPPTPSRRLPKSLTLDEVLALLEAAGGDSEADSPLTLRNRALLELLYSTGARISEAVGLDVDDVDTQARSVLLHGKGGKQRLVPIGRPAVSALDAYLVRGRPDLARRGRGTPAIFLNARGGRLSRQSAWQVLQDSAERAGIASAVSPHTLRHSFATHLLDGGADVRVVQELLGHASVTTTQIYTMVTVHTLREVWAGAHPRAQ, encoded by the coding sequence ATGACCGGCACGTCAGCGCTTCGCGCGGTTCTCGACGAACAGGTCCAGGGGTACCTCGACCACCTGACCATCGAGCGCGGAGTTGCGGCGAACACGCTGAGCTCCTACCGGCGGGATCTGCGCCGCTACGCCGAACACCTGCGGCAGCGTGGAATCGACGATCTCGCCCGCGTCGCCGAATCCGACGTCAGCGACTTCCTGGTCGCACTGCGCCGCGGTGACCCCGACGCGGGAGTCACGGCGCTGTCGGCGGTGTCGGCGGCCAGGGCCGTGGTCGCCGTCCGCGGCCTGCACCGGTTCGCCGCGGCCGAGGGGCTGACCGAGAACGACGTCGCGCGCGCGGTGAAGCCGCCGACGCCGAGCCGCAGGCTGCCCAAGAGCCTGACCCTCGACGAGGTGCTGGCGCTGCTGGAGGCCGCGGGCGGCGACAGTGAGGCCGACAGCCCGCTCACGCTGCGCAACCGCGCGCTGCTGGAGCTGCTCTATTCGACCGGTGCCCGCATCTCCGAAGCCGTCGGGCTCGACGTCGACGACGTGGACACCCAGGCCCGGTCGGTGCTGCTGCACGGCAAGGGCGGCAAGCAGCGGCTGGTGCCGATCGGGCGTCCCGCGGTCAGCGCGCTCGACGCCTATCTGGTGCGGGGGCGCCCTGACCTGGCGCGCCGCGGTCGTGGCACCCCGGCGATCTTCCTCAACGCCCGCGGCGGCCGGCTGTCGCGGCAGAGCGCCTGGCAGGTGCTGCAGGACTCGGCCGAACGCGCGGGCATCGCCTCGGCGGTGTCGCCGCACACCTTGCGGCACTCGTTTGCCACGCATCTGCTCGACGGCGGCGCCGACGTGCGCGTCGTGCAGGAACTTCTGGGCCACGCGTCGGTCACCACGACGCAGATCTACACCATGGTCACCGTGCACACGTTGCGCGAGGTGTGGGCGGGTGCGCACCCGCGCGCGCAGTGA